In Phreatobacter aquaticus, a single genomic region encodes these proteins:
- the argE gene encoding acetylornithine deacetylase, which produces MTTTIALLEELVGLDTTSNRSNLTLVHRVADRLDGIGARVRLSYDDGRSKANILASFGPKGPGGVVLSGHTDVVPVDDQNWSSDPFRLTERNGKLYGRGVADMKGFVAACLAAAGGFSAADLARPIHIALSYDEEVGCLGVPRLIEDLLTHEEKPELAIIGEPTGMRLGDRHRGFLGFRTRFDGKAAHSSDPSAGASAIYPAADFVSFLKSVGHRAGAGIDQTTVNIGRIQGGSAINIVPSACEVVWEFRPVTPQDAGEIEQLVAAYLTRALPSEVRQSTCRDIHVPPLAAAGDASALGVAAALGGIGPPFAMPFGTEAGFFQAAGMSAVVCGPGSIAQAHQPDEWIERSQLDAADAFLIRLTDWAACRPF; this is translated from the coding sequence ATGACCACGACAATCGCCCTGCTTGAGGAGCTGGTAGGCCTGGACACGACGTCGAACCGGTCGAACCTGACGCTCGTCCACCGCGTTGCCGATCGCCTCGACGGCATCGGCGCGCGCGTCCGGTTGAGCTACGACGACGGCCGGAGCAAGGCCAATATCCTCGCAAGCTTCGGGCCGAAGGGGCCCGGCGGGGTCGTGCTCTCGGGCCATACCGATGTGGTGCCGGTGGATGATCAGAACTGGTCGTCCGACCCGTTCCGTCTGACCGAGCGCAATGGCAAGCTCTACGGCCGCGGCGTCGCCGATATGAAGGGCTTTGTTGCGGCCTGCCTTGCCGCCGCGGGCGGCTTTTCGGCAGCAGACCTCGCCCGGCCGATCCACATCGCCCTGTCTTATGATGAGGAGGTCGGCTGCCTCGGGGTACCGCGCCTGATCGAGGATCTGCTGACCCATGAGGAGAAGCCTGAGCTCGCCATCATCGGCGAGCCGACCGGGATGCGTCTCGGCGATCGCCATCGTGGCTTTCTCGGCTTCCGTACACGCTTCGACGGAAAGGCGGCGCATTCCAGCGATCCAAGCGCCGGTGCGAGTGCAATCTATCCTGCCGCCGATTTCGTCAGCTTCCTGAAATCCGTCGGACACCGCGCCGGAGCAGGAATCGATCAGACCACGGTCAATATCGGCCGGATCCAGGGCGGATCGGCGATCAACATTGTGCCGTCCGCCTGCGAAGTGGTGTGGGAGTTCCGGCCGGTAACGCCACAGGATGCCGGTGAAATCGAGCAGCTGGTCGCAGCCTATCTGACGCGTGCATTGCCTTCGGAGGTCCGCCAGTCGACGTGCCGGGATATCCATGTTCCGCCCCTGGCGGCTGCCGGCGACGCGTCGGCTCTGGGTGTGGCCGCCGCTCTCGGCGGCATCGGCCCGCCCTTCGCGATGCCCTTCGGCACTGAGGCCGGCTTCTTCCAGGCCGCCGGCATGTCCGCGGTGGTGTGCGGGCCGGGATCGATCGCGCAGGCCCACCAGCCTGACGAGTGGATCGAGCGCTCCCAACTCGACGCAGCCGACGCCTTCCTCATCCGCCTCACGGACTGGGCTGCCTGCCGACCATTCTGA
- a CDS encoding AraC family transcriptional regulator codes for MARVDLRNSSRYWRDPRVPGLSCLVADFTSHDYAPHSHEGFVVAVTEAGGAEFKSRGRSDEAKTSTLLVFNPDEPHSGRMGWSRRWVYRGLYLTPPAIETLKTALGLETTAYFTRNSFHDPDLIDAFLGLHRILDEGDDPLEERELLLRSFGTLIRRHAAGEPGLAQPARDRVKAARIREIMRERHAEELTLEQMGAEVGLTPFQLIALFKRTTGLTPHAYLTQLRLKAAIAALDRGATIAAAALDAGFYDQSALTRHFKRAYGITPLQWVRAATG; via the coding sequence TTGGCCCGCGTTGATCTCCGCAACTCGTCCCGCTACTGGCGCGACCCTCGGGTTCCGGGCCTGAGCTGCCTTGTCGCCGACTTCACCAGCCATGACTACGCACCCCATAGCCACGAAGGCTTCGTCGTCGCCGTCACCGAGGCTGGCGGCGCAGAGTTCAAGAGCCGAGGGCGGAGCGACGAGGCCAAGACCTCGACCCTTCTGGTGTTCAATCCCGACGAACCGCATTCGGGACGGATGGGCTGGAGCCGACGCTGGGTCTATCGCGGGCTCTATCTGACGCCACCCGCGATCGAGACGCTGAAGACCGCGCTCGGCCTCGAAACGACGGCCTATTTCACACGCAACAGCTTCCACGACCCCGATCTGATTGACGCCTTCCTTGGCCTGCATCGCATCCTCGATGAGGGAGACGATCCTCTTGAGGAGCGCGAGCTTCTCCTGCGCAGTTTCGGCACGCTCATCCGGCGCCATGCCGCCGGCGAACCCGGACTGGCGCAACCGGCGCGCGACCGGGTCAAGGCGGCCCGCATCCGCGAGATCATGCGCGAGCGTCATGCGGAGGAACTCACGCTGGAACAGATGGGGGCGGAAGTCGGGCTGACGCCGTTCCAACTGATCGCCCTGTTCAAGCGCACCACAGGGCTGACCCCACACGCTTATCTCACGCAATTGCGCCTCAAGGCGGCGATCGCAGCGCTCGACCGGGGCGCCACCATCGCTGCTGCTGCACTCGATGCCGGCTTCTACGACCAGAGCGCGCTGACGCGGCATTTCAAGCGCGCCTACGGGATCACGCCGCTGCAATGGGTGCGCGCCGCGACCGGCTGA
- a CDS encoding alanyl-tRNA editing protein, which yields MSRYFCLDHPDVLIRETDIVQARPGRVALAESPFYPGGGGQLPDRGTLAWHGGEVAISGFESEGGHLWHVLAEPLELPPGAVEARVDAPFRRLMRALHTDLHIVNAVVFQDFDKALVTGVQMNEDGTARIDFDLPDADNERLRAIETTVNALIRQDLVVRQDHVPEAAAFAEPGLIRSRSVAPPPTSDGKVRIVEIVGLDRQACGGTHLASTGASPPIRILKIDNKGRHNRRLRIGLDGAV from the coding sequence ATGTCCCGCTACTTCTGCCTCGACCATCCCGACGTCCTGATACGGGAGACCGACATCGTGCAGGCGCGGCCGGGACGGGTCGCGCTCGCGGAAAGTCCGTTCTATCCGGGCGGCGGCGGGCAATTGCCCGATCGCGGCACGCTGGCATGGCATGGCGGTGAAGTCGCGATCTCCGGCTTCGAGAGCGAGGGCGGTCACCTCTGGCACGTCCTGGCCGAGCCGCTCGAGCTGCCGCCGGGCGCCGTCGAGGCGCGGGTCGATGCTCCGTTCCGCCGCTTGATGCGCGCGCTCCATACCGATCTGCACATCGTCAACGCGGTGGTCTTCCAGGATTTCGACAAGGCGCTCGTCACCGGGGTGCAGATGAACGAGGACGGCACCGCGCGCATCGATTTTGACCTGCCCGATGCCGACAACGAGCGCCTGCGCGCGATCGAGACAACCGTCAACGCACTGATCCGGCAGGATCTGGTGGTCCGCCAGGATCATGTTCCGGAGGCAGCGGCCTTCGCGGAGCCGGGCCTGATCCGCTCGCGCTCCGTGGCTCCGCCACCCACGTCGGATGGCAAGGTGCGGATCGTCGAGATTGTCGGCCTCGACCGGCAGGCTTGCGGCGGCACGCATCTCGCCTCGACAGGGGCCTCGCCGCCGATCCGCATCCTGAAGATCGACAACAAGGGCCGGCACAATCGCCGGCTGCGCATCGGCCTCGACGGCGCCGTGTGA
- a CDS encoding GNAT family N-acetyltransferase codes for MQPADLPAVFKIATLVHPDFPESAEVFAERLALAPEGCLLLVPDNVALGYCISHPWRAFQPPPLDSLLQGLPVSPATWYVHDVAILPELRGSGMGQAVTRILAEKASAAGLADLSLVAVNGSAPFWRRQGFETVSRPDLDAKLATYGEGARYMVRPLPASSDLPPA; via the coding sequence ATGCAACCGGCCGATCTTCCCGCGGTCTTTAAAATTGCCACCCTTGTCCACCCGGATTTCCCGGAAAGTGCGGAGGTTTTCGCGGAAAGACTGGCTTTGGCGCCGGAGGGATGTCTCCTTCTTGTTCCGGATAACGTCGCGCTGGGCTATTGCATAAGCCATCCCTGGCGGGCTTTTCAGCCGCCGCCGCTGGACAGTCTCCTGCAGGGTCTCCCGGTGTCTCCGGCAACCTGGTACGTCCACGACGTCGCCATCCTGCCCGAGCTCCGCGGCTCCGGCATGGGGCAGGCGGTGACACGGATCCTGGCGGAGAAGGCGAGCGCGGCGGGGCTTGCCGATCTCTCCCTGGTGGCGGTCAACGGCTCGGCGCCGTTCTGGCGGCGGCAGGGCTTCGAGACCGTCTCAAGGCCCGATCTCGACGCCAAGCTCGCGACCTATGGCGAGGGCGCCCGCTACATGGTCCGGCCGCTTCCAGCGTCATCCGACCTTCCACCAGCGTGA
- a CDS encoding CHAD domain-containing protein, whose protein sequence is MKPVARPGDLAAAAAAHAREAGRLMAAPKDPVTAVHQARRHIKRARSLLRALKPLAESKAGLENGRLRAVAHALAPLRDAHAMQIAAETIGAARPALPEAAVAVDLPSLARALARQAKSIAGLAAADAPKHFLARAVARFYGRARKAFRAYLAEPESERLHEARKRIKDCLHLVEALGVLRPKGSDPRPKRLAMLGDLLGELRDLDLLAARLGRAGKPSSAKRVRIDARRSRLERQISRAGARAFARPRRDILVDWRRS, encoded by the coding sequence TTGAAGCCCGTCGCACGACCGGGCGACCTTGCCGCTGCCGCCGCCGCCCATGCCCGCGAGGCCGGGCGGCTGATGGCGGCGCCCAAGGACCCGGTCACGGCCGTTCATCAGGCCCGTCGTCACATCAAGCGCGCCCGCAGCCTCTTGCGGGCGCTGAAGCCGCTGGCAGAGAGCAAGGCCGGCCTGGAAAACGGCCGTCTTCGCGCCGTCGCCCATGCACTCGCGCCGCTCCGCGATGCCCATGCCATGCAGATTGCCGCCGAAACCATCGGCGCCGCGCGCCCGGCCCTCCCCGAGGCCGCCGTCGCGGTCGATCTGCCAAGCCTCGCCCGTGCGCTCGCCCGCCAGGCGAAGTCGATCGCGGGTCTTGCGGCGGCGGATGCGCCCAAGCACTTTCTCGCCCGTGCCGTCGCCCGCTTCTACGGCCGGGCCCGCAAGGCTTTCCGGGCCTATCTGGCCGAGCCTGAGTCCGAACGGCTGCACGAGGCCCGCAAGCGCATCAAGGATTGCCTCCATCTGGTCGAGGCGCTCGGCGTCCTTCGGCCGAAAGGCTCCGATCCGCGGCCGAAGCGGCTGGCAATGCTCGGCGACCTGCTCGGCGAGTTGCGCGATCTCGATCTTCTCGCCGCGAGGCTGGGGCGGGCCGGCAAGCCCTCATCCGCCAAGCGCGTCCGCATCGATGCCCGCCGCAGCCGGCTGGAGCGGCAGATCAGCCGCGCCGGCGCGCGCGCCTTTGCCCGGCCGCGCCGGGATATCCTCGTTGACTGGCGCCGGTCATGA
- a CDS encoding DMT family transporter, which yields MTILQRLWAQPMLLLPLPPLFWAGNLVLGRALAGSFPPVSLAVGRWVVALACLLPFVLGAIGAQRQALIRARGLIFACGAFGIAGYNALGYLSLQSAPAASVAFLNSTLPLMVPLAAFLLGVERVSARTLAGIAISFIGVTWIVARGELSTLSELSLAGGEPLVLIAVANYAVYSVLLRRRPADLDPLVFLAATMAAGLLVLLPFWIWELAQGVTIPTTPGPIAAVLYIGVFASLLAFIIWNRCVATLGASVTGASFHLVALFTAALAFLILGEPVRWFHLIGAALILGGFGLAATSGHATPSRRPGEARP from the coding sequence ATGACAATCCTCCAGCGCCTATGGGCGCAGCCAATGCTGCTCCTGCCGCTGCCGCCGCTGTTCTGGGCCGGCAATCTCGTGCTCGGCCGGGCGCTCGCCGGCTCCTTTCCCCCTGTCTCGCTGGCGGTTGGCCGCTGGGTTGTCGCACTCGCCTGCCTGCTTCCCTTCGTTCTCGGAGCCATCGGCGCACAGCGACAGGCGCTCATCCGCGCCCGCGGCCTCATTTTCGCCTGCGGCGCCTTCGGCATCGCCGGCTACAACGCGCTGGGTTATCTCTCCCTGCAGAGCGCACCGGCTGCAAGCGTCGCTTTCCTCAACTCGACCCTGCCATTGATGGTGCCGCTCGCCGCCTTCCTGCTCGGAGTCGAGCGTGTCTCGGCCCGCACGCTTGCCGGCATCGCCATTTCCTTCATCGGCGTGACCTGGATCGTCGCGCGCGGCGAGCTGTCGACGCTGTCGGAATTGAGCCTCGCAGGCGGCGAGCCGCTGGTGCTGATCGCTGTCGCGAACTACGCGGTCTATTCGGTGCTGTTGCGCCGTCGGCCGGCCGATCTCGATCCGCTGGTCTTCCTGGCCGCGACCATGGCGGCGGGGCTGCTGGTGCTGCTGCCGTTCTGGATCTGGGAGCTCGCGCAGGGCGTGACGATCCCAACGACACCCGGGCCGATCGCGGCGGTGCTCTATATCGGCGTCTTCGCCTCGCTGCTGGCCTTCATCATCTGGAACCGCTGCGTCGCGACGCTCGGAGCGAGCGTGACGGGCGCCTCCTTCCATCTCGTTGCGCTGTTCACCGCCGCGCTCGCCTTCCTGATCCTCGGGGAGCCCGTGCGGTGGTTCCATCTCATTGGCGCTGCTCTGATCCTCGGTGGCTTCGGCCTTGCCGCGACCAGCGGCCACGCCACCCCATCCCGACGCCCCGGAGAAGCTAGGCCATGA
- a CDS encoding phosphoribosyl-ATP diphosphatase: MSSFTLADLETIVAARASAPPDQSYTASLVAKGPAHCARKFGEEAIETVIAGVEGDPKALVAESADVLFHLMVLWKSRGIALGDVLAELDRRTSQSGHAEKAARPRT, from the coding sequence ATGAGTTCCTTCACGCTCGCCGATCTCGAGACGATCGTCGCCGCCCGCGCCTCCGCGCCGCCGGACCAGAGCTACACCGCCTCGCTGGTCGCCAAGGGGCCGGCCCATTGCGCCCGCAAGTTCGGCGAGGAGGCAATCGAGACGGTCATTGCCGGCGTCGAGGGCGATCCGAAGGCGCTGGTCGCCGAGAGCGCCGACGTGCTGTTCCACCTCATGGTGCTCTGGAAGAGCCGCGGTATCGCGCTTGGCGATGTGCTGGCCGAGCTCGACCGCCGCACGAGCCAGTCCGGCCATGCCGAGAAGGCCGCGAGGCCCCGGACGTGA
- the msrA gene encoding peptide-methionine (S)-S-oxide reductase MsrA has translation MFMFRKKLALPTAAEALPGRTQAMPVPDRHFVNGHALKGPYPDGFETLVVGIGCFWGAERKFWQLPGVWVTAVGYAGGLTPNPTYDEVCSGMTGHNEVVLVVYDPAKVSTETVLKTFWESHDPTQGMRQGNDVGTQYRSGLYVANAAQRAAAEASKEAYGKALAARGYGPITTEIVDAPAFYFAEDYHQQYLAKNPNGYCGLGGTGVACQIGVGVTA, from the coding sequence ATGTTCATGTTCCGCAAGAAGCTCGCTCTCCCGACCGCTGCCGAGGCTCTTCCGGGCCGCACGCAGGCCATGCCCGTGCCCGATCGGCATTTCGTCAACGGCCATGCGCTGAAGGGGCCTTATCCCGACGGCTTCGAGACACTGGTCGTCGGCATCGGCTGTTTCTGGGGCGCCGAGCGCAAGTTCTGGCAGCTGCCGGGTGTCTGGGTCACCGCGGTCGGCTATGCCGGCGGCCTCACGCCCAATCCGACCTATGACGAGGTCTGTTCCGGCATGACCGGCCACAACGAGGTGGTTCTGGTGGTCTATGACCCGGCCAAGGTCTCGACCGAGACGGTGCTGAAGACGTTCTGGGAAAGCCACGATCCGACCCAGGGCATGCGCCAGGGCAATGATGTCGGCACCCAGTACCGGTCCGGCCTCTATGTCGCCAATGCCGCCCAACGCGCCGCCGCCGAGGCCTCGAAGGAGGCCTATGGCAAGGCGCTGGCAGCCCGCGGCTACGGGCCGATCACCACCGAGATCGTCGACGCCCCGGCCTTCTATTTCGCCGAGGACTACCACCAGCAATATCTCGCCAAGAACCCCAATGGCTATTGCGGTCTGGGCGGCACCGGCGTCGCCTGCCAGATCGGGGTCGGAGTGACCGCTTGA
- a CDS encoding acyl-CoA dehydrogenase family protein, with amino-acid sequence MNFDLTPDQLALQERVRSFAQAEIAPRAEQLDRDAIFPTDLFKKLGELGVMSIPFAEEYGGMGLGVFDAVLAIEEVARADQSLAVSAMVSMATGLTLQRYGTEEQKRQWLPDIISGRKICSIAGTEPDAGSDTAGFKTRANALGNGLWSLTGEKAYITNPGTDISSFALILAVSSPREAEHKQYTLFLVPQGTAGYSQGEKYRKMGWRSSDTRPLYLDDCQLPDSAIVGKPHAGRWVLHKGYQAARVFLAACSLGLAQASLDHSITYAKERKAFGGTIGRLQLIQDLVARMALKVDSARLVTYRAAWGVDQGKDDLMALSMAKLHATETGSEVANMAIQVHGGWGFMDDCAPSRYLRDNRICTIGDGSSQIQTLLIARECGLDVSFG; translated from the coding sequence GTGAATTTCGATCTGACGCCCGACCAGCTGGCCTTGCAGGAGCGCGTGCGCAGCTTCGCACAAGCGGAAATCGCGCCGCGCGCCGAGCAACTCGATCGCGACGCCATCTTCCCGACGGATCTCTTCAAGAAGCTCGGTGAGCTCGGTGTGATGTCGATCCCGTTCGCCGAGGAATATGGCGGAATGGGGCTTGGCGTGTTCGACGCCGTTCTGGCCATCGAGGAAGTCGCCCGGGCCGACCAATCGCTCGCGGTCTCGGCCATGGTGTCGATGGCGACTGGTCTGACACTGCAGCGCTACGGCACCGAGGAGCAGAAGCGCCAATGGCTGCCGGACATCATCAGTGGCCGGAAGATCTGCTCCATCGCCGGCACCGAGCCGGATGCGGGCAGTGACACGGCTGGCTTCAAGACGCGCGCCAATGCGCTCGGCAACGGGCTGTGGTCGCTGACCGGCGAAAAGGCCTACATCACCAATCCAGGCACCGATATCTCATCCTTCGCGCTGATCCTCGCGGTGTCCAGCCCGCGCGAGGCCGAGCACAAGCAATACACGCTGTTCCTGGTCCCGCAGGGCACCGCCGGCTACAGCCAGGGCGAGAAGTACCGCAAGATGGGCTGGCGCTCGTCGGACACGCGACCGCTCTATCTCGATGATTGCCAGTTGCCCGACAGCGCCATCGTCGGCAAGCCGCATGCCGGCCGCTGGGTGCTGCACAAGGGCTATCAGGCCGCTCGCGTCTTCCTCGCCGCCTGCTCGCTGGGGCTGGCCCAGGCGAGCCTCGACCATTCGATCACCTATGCCAAGGAGCGCAAGGCGTTCGGCGGCACGATCGGTCGCCTGCAACTGATCCAGGACCTGGTCGCCCGGATGGCGCTCAAGGTCGACAGCGCGCGTCTTGTCACCTATCGCGCCGCGTGGGGCGTCGATCAGGGCAAGGACGACCTGATGGCCCTGTCCATGGCCAAGCTCCATGCGACGGAAACCGGCTCCGAGGTCGCCAACATGGCGATCCAGGTGCATGGCGGCTGGGGCTTCATGGATGATTGTGCGCCGTCCCGCTATCTGCGCGACAACCGCATCTGCACGATCGGCGACGGAAGCTCGCAGATCCAGACACTCCTGATCGCACGCGAGTGCGGGCTGGACGTCAGCTTCGGCTGA
- a CDS encoding Glu/Leu/Phe/Val family dehydrogenase → MTVFLHEAFCDHEQVVFVSDEAAGLKAIIAIHDTTLGPALGGCRMYPYADEEAALRDALRLSRGMTYKAAACGLDLGGGKAVIIGDPLSQKTPSLLEAMGRAVERLAGRYITAEDVGTTVADAAEIRKATRHVVGLPVALGGTGDPSPTTALGVFHGLAAAVRHRWGADSLAGQHVAVQGLGNVGWHLCQLLHEAGASLTVSDVQASRVAKAVATFAARAVAPESIYAAEVDIFAPCAMGAVLNDDTVTRLRCAIVAGAANNQLAHEEHGEVLRSRSILYAPDFVINAGGMIRVASERDGYDQDLVDRGVAGIGHTLLAILQSAEAEDVPTQAAALRLAQTRLAQARAARALRAA, encoded by the coding sequence ATGACCGTCTTTCTGCATGAGGCTTTCTGCGATCACGAGCAGGTGGTGTTCGTCTCGGACGAGGCTGCGGGGCTGAAGGCCATCATCGCAATCCACGACACGACGCTCGGCCCGGCCCTTGGCGGCTGCCGCATGTATCCCTATGCCGACGAGGAGGCGGCGCTGCGCGACGCGTTGCGGCTGTCGCGCGGCATGACCTACAAGGCCGCGGCCTGCGGCCTCGACCTCGGCGGCGGCAAGGCGGTGATCATCGGCGATCCGCTGAGCCAGAAGACACCATCGCTGCTCGAGGCGATGGGCCGGGCGGTCGAACGGCTCGCGGGACGTTACATCACAGCCGAGGATGTCGGCACGACGGTGGCCGATGCCGCGGAGATAAGGAAGGCAACGCGCCATGTTGTCGGCCTGCCCGTCGCGCTGGGCGGCACCGGAGACCCCTCCCCGACCACGGCACTCGGCGTCTTCCATGGCCTTGCCGCTGCCGTGCGCCATCGCTGGGGCGCAGATAGCCTTGCCGGCCAGCATGTCGCGGTGCAGGGCCTCGGCAATGTCGGCTGGCATCTCTGCCAATTGCTGCATGAAGCCGGCGCATCGCTGACCGTCAGCGATGTCCAGGCCAGCCGCGTGGCGAAGGCTGTCGCGACCTTCGCCGCGCGGGCCGTCGCCCCCGAATCCATCTATGCCGCCGAGGTCGACATCTTCGCGCCCTGCGCCATGGGCGCCGTGCTCAACGACGATACGGTGACGCGGCTGCGCTGCGCAATCGTCGCAGGCGCGGCCAACAACCAGCTTGCCCACGAGGAGCATGGCGAGGTCCTGCGCTCGCGCAGCATTCTCTATGCACCGGACTTCGTCATCAACGCCGGCGGCATGATCCGCGTTGCCTCCGAGCGCGATGGCTATGATCAGGACCTCGTCGACCGCGGCGTCGCGGGGATTGGCCACACGCTGCTCGCCATCCTCCAAAGCGCCGAAGCGGAGGACGTCCCGACACAGGCGGCCGCGCTTCGACTGGCTCAGACCCGTCTCGCGCAGGCCCGCGCCGCGCGGGCCTTGCGCGCGGCGTGA
- a CDS encoding TetR/AcrR family transcriptional regulator translates to MSRWGNALPNRDEQLETKRKAIIREAARFFNRRGSHGTSLDDVAERLGVTKAALYRYVPSKQDLLYACHEEAMEIARESMDQGEASGRTGLEKIQIGMSTYLREMIGAMGVPVLILEENALTGAQAKVIIGLRDEFEKRMRRLVEEGIADGSILPLNPKIAIFMLLGAVHWVTKWYSPEGPWTAADVADALIEMATRGLAAKPSDRLSATLHD, encoded by the coding sequence ATGTCGCGTTGGGGCAATGCCCTTCCCAATCGGGACGAGCAGCTTGAGACCAAGCGCAAGGCGATCATCCGGGAGGCAGCGCGGTTCTTCAATCGCCGCGGCAGCCACGGCACCTCGCTCGACGACGTCGCAGAGCGCCTCGGCGTCACCAAGGCCGCTCTCTATCGCTATGTGCCCAGCAAGCAGGACCTGCTCTACGCGTGCCACGAAGAGGCGATGGAGATTGCCCGCGAGAGCATGGACCAGGGCGAGGCGTCTGGCCGGACCGGTCTTGAGAAAATCCAGATCGGCATGTCGACCTATCTGCGCGAGATGATCGGCGCCATGGGCGTGCCGGTCCTGATCCTGGAAGAGAATGCCCTGACCGGCGCCCAGGCCAAGGTGATCATCGGGCTGCGCGACGAGTTCGAGAAGCGCATGCGGCGACTTGTCGAGGAAGGCATCGCCGACGGCAGCATCCTGCCGCTGAATCCGAAGATCGCGATCTTCATGCTGCTCGGCGCCGTCCATTGGGTCACCAAGTGGTACTCGCCCGAAGGGCCCTGGACGGCCGCCGACGTCGCCGACGCTCTCATCGAGATGGCGACCCGTGGGCTGGCGGCCAAGCCCAGCGACAGACTATCCGCCACGTTGCACGACTAG
- a CDS encoding sodium:proton antiporter produces the protein MIGALSGGAGSAPRQEPASEQLGLAGKRPVRLWLPAGIGRGAVLAANALLALVLTASPAAAADGLDGTAMGLIWCLPFVGLLLSIATGPVLYPHVWEHHYGKFALLWAALTVIPLYLAFPGASATAALAHAILLEYLPFIILIFALYTIAGGIVVTGNIHGAPMTNTAILAIGAALASLVGTTGASMVMIRPIIRANDDRVHNVHVVVFFIFIVSNCGGALTPLGDPPLFVGFLKGVDFFWTTKALFTETMLVIALLLAIFYAVDSYLYAKEGRTKPDPTPDSRVGVQGLSMVWLIAVMVAAILLRGYWKPGIGFRVLGVEVSLQDLVSNVVMLGSGLLSLKLGRPENREANGFSWGPVQEVAKLFAGIFICIVPVLAILSAGRNGAAAPLAALVSRPDGTPNEAMYFWLSGLLSSFLDNAPTYLAFFELAGGDPAKLMGPLGLTLAAISTGSVYMGANSYIGNAPNFMVYAIARDRGVAMPSFFGYMLWSGAILVPIFILVTLLFFIRGAPLAGW, from the coding sequence ATGATTGGTGCATTGTCAGGCGGAGCGGGCTCGGCGCCGCGTCAGGAACCCGCGTCGGAACAGCTCGGCCTTGCCGGCAAGCGCCCCGTCCGGCTTTGGCTTCCAGCTGGCATCGGCCGGGGCGCCGTCCTTGCCGCGAACGCGCTCCTCGCCCTTGTCCTGACCGCCAGTCCTGCGGCGGCGGCCGATGGGCTCGATGGTACCGCCATGGGGCTCATCTGGTGCCTGCCCTTCGTCGGCCTGCTTTTGTCGATTGCCACCGGCCCGGTGCTCTATCCCCATGTCTGGGAGCATCATTACGGCAAGTTCGCGCTTCTCTGGGCCGCGCTGACGGTGATCCCGCTCTATCTCGCCTTTCCCGGCGCGTCGGCAACGGCGGCGCTCGCCCACGCCATCCTGCTCGAATATCTGCCCTTCATCATCCTGATCTTCGCGCTCTACACCATTGCCGGCGGCATCGTGGTCACCGGCAACATCCATGGCGCGCCCATGACCAACACGGCGATCCTCGCCATCGGCGCGGCGCTGGCGAGCCTGGTCGGCACCACCGGCGCCTCCATGGTGATGATCCGGCCGATCATCCGCGCCAACGACGACCGCGTCCACAATGTCCATGTCGTGGTGTTCTTCATCTTCATCGTCTCGAATTGCGGCGGCGCGCTCACCCCGCTCGGCGACCCCCCGCTGTTCGTCGGCTTCCTTAAGGGCGTCGACTTCTTCTGGACCACCAAGGCGCTCTTCACCGAGACCATGCTGGTGATCGCGCTGCTGCTCGCGATCTTCTACGCGGTGGATAGCTATCTCTATGCCAAGGAGGGCCGCACCAAGCCGGATCCGACGCCGGATTCCCGGGTCGGCGTCCAGGGCCTCTCCATGGTCTGGCTGATCGCGGTCATGGTCGCCGCCATCCTGCTGCGCGGCTACTGGAAGCCGGGCATCGGGTTTCGCGTCCTGGGTGTCGAGGTCTCGCTGCAGGACCTGGTGTCCAATGTGGTCATGCTGGGCTCAGGCCTCCTGTCGTTGAAGCTCGGGCGGCCCGAGAACCGCGAGGCCAATGGCTTCAGCTGGGGGCCGGTGCAGGAAGTGGCGAAGCTCTTCGCCGGCATCTTCATCTGCATCGTGCCGGTCCTGGCGATCCTCTCCGCCGGACGCAACGGCGCAGCGGCGCCGCTGGCGGCGCTGGTCTCGCGGCCCGATGGCACGCCCAACGAGGCCATGTATTTCTGGCTCTCGGGCCTGCTCTCCTCGTTCCTCGACAATGCGCCGACCTATCTCGCCTTCTTCGAGCTCGCCGGTGGCGATCCGGCAAAACTCATGGGGCCGCTGGGGCTGACGCTCGCCGCCATCTCCACCGGCTCGGTCTACATGGGCGCCAATTCCTATATCGGCAACGCGCCCAATTTCATGGTGTATGCCATCGCCCGCGACCGGGGCGTCGCCATGCCGTCCTTCTTCGGCTACATGCTCTGGTCCGGCGCGATCCTCGTGCCGATCTTCATCCTTGTGACGCTGCTGTTCTTCATCCGGGGGGCGCCGCTGGCCGGCTGGTAG